CATGTGGACCGCGCAGAACACGGTGAACGCGCCCAAGCAGGTCATCGACGCCTTCGAGAAGGCCACCGGCGCCAAGGTCGACACCCAGGCGATCCCGGACCTCTACGAGCAGAACGTGCCGACGAAGCTGGCCTCGGGCGACCGCCCCGACCTGATGTTCTGGCAGCCGTCCATCTCCACGCTGCCGTTCATCCAGCCGAAGCAGAACCTGCTGACCCTCGACGGGGAGCCGTGGGAGGCCAAGCTCGGCGACACCGAGAGGTCCCTCGGCGTCATCGACGGCAAGCGGTACGCGGCGATCGTCACCAGCCCCGCCATGCTCGGCGTCTACTACAACAAGGACGTCTTCAAGCAGGCCGGACTGAGCGAGAAGGACTTCCCCAAGTCCTACGACGAGTTGCTCGCCCTCGGCCGCAAGGTCGTCGACAAGACCGACGCGGCCGCCTTCTACGAGGCCGGCGGCGACAAGTGGCCGCTCCAGTGGCAGATGCAGGTCCAGCTCACCGACCTCGACCGGCAGTGGTGGGCCGACCTGAACGCCGGCAAGAAGAAGTGGACCGACCCGGTCGTCGTCGGCGCGATCAAGAAGTACAAGGAGAAGCTGCTCGACGCCGGGCTCGCCCAGAAGAACTACCGGACGGGCACCTTCACCGGGCAGGCCGACGCGCTGTGGAAGGGCGACGCCGGCATGGTCCTCAACGTCACCTCCTTCCAGAGCCAGTTGCAGGCCAAGTACTCCACCGCCGAGCTGGACCAGAAGATCGGCTGGTTCCCGGTCGCCAACTCCTCGGCCACCGGCCTGTACTCCCCCGACCAGACCAACGGTGTCGTCGCCTTCAAGACCGGTGACGACAAGCGGCAGAACGCGGCCCGGCAGTTCCTCGCCTTCTGGCTCGGCCCGGACTACCCGGACTACATCAAGACGATGAAGATCCCGTCCGTGCAGCCGTCCGTGCCCACTCCCGACGGACTGCCCGAGGCGTCCAAGGCGCAGGTGGCGGCCCTGCCCAAGGCCATCGGCGTCTTCCAGGCCAAGGCGATCGTCGCCCCCGACACCCACCTCTACCTGGCCGACATGATCTTCGGCAAGAAGAGCCCGCAGCAGGTCGCGCAGGCGATCCAGGACCAGTTCGCGCAGGTGGCCAAGGCCCAGGGCGCCCCCGGGTTCTGACCATGGCGGACACGGTCGTACGTACGCGCAAGCAGCCGGCGGCACAAGGCACACCGAAGGGCGTGGGACGGCTGCCGCGCGCCGCCGTGCACCACCCCTGGTGGTTCGCGCTCCCCGCGATCGTCGTCTTCGCGGGCTTCTTCCTGGTGCCCAACCTGCTGAACTTCTACTACCCGTTCACCAACTGGTCCTCGTACCACGCGGACATCGCCTTCACGGGCCTGGACAACTTCAGGACCATCGCCGAGGACGGCTCGCTGCTGCGGGCGATCCGCACGACCCTGGTGTACGCGCTGCTGGCGGCGCTGTTCCAGAACGGCTTCGGGCTCGTGCTGGCGCTGCTGCTGGAGAACGACAGCCGCTTCAACCGGTTCTTCCGCGCCGTGTTCTTCCTGCCGGTGCTGATCTCGGCGCTGGCGACCGGTTACGTCTTCCAGGCGCTGCTCGACCAGGACGGAGCCGTCAACTCCGTTCTGGGCACGGACATCCCGTGGCTGGGCTCGACGACCTGGACGCTGGTGATCGTCACGCTCATCCACGGGTGGAAGTGGATGGGCCTGTCGATGCTCATCTACCTGGCCGGCCTCAAAGGCATCCCCGGCGAGATGCTGGAGGCCGCGAAGTGCGACGGCGCGGGGCCCTGGCGGACCTTCTGGTCGGTGCGCTGGCCGATGCTCGCACCGGCCGTCACCTTCAACGTCACCACCGCGCTGATCGGTTCGATGAACACCTTCGACATCGTGCAGGCCACCACGGGCGGCGGCCCCGCCGCCTCCACCGAGGTCTTCAACATCTACATGTTCCGGATCTTCGGGCAGGGCCTGTACGCACAGGCCTCCGCGATGAGCCTCGTCCTCTTCCTGGTCGTGGTCGCCGTGGCGATCCCGCTGGTCGTGGGGCTCCGGCGAAGGGAGCAGATGCTGTGACCGCGGTGTGGCGGTACGGCCGCCCCTGTCTCGTCGTCCTGCTCGCCGCGCTGGCCGTGGGCGTGCCGCTGTGGCTGGTCGCCGTCACCTCGGCCAAGCCGCAGGCCGAGGCGATCAAGCCGAACCTGGACCTGCCCCGGCAGTGGCAGCCCGGGAGCAACTACGCGGACGCCGTCAGCCAGGGCGAGATGCTGCGCGGCTTCCTCAACTCGCTGCTCGTCGTGGTGCCTTCAGTCGTCCTGGTGCTGATCCTGGGCGCGGGCGCCGCCTGGGTCTTCGCCCGGCGCAAGTCGAAGCTGGTCTCGGCGGCGTACGCGCTGTGCATCAGCGGACTGCTGCTGCCGCCCGCCGTCATCACCATCGTGATGGAGCTGCGGCAACTGGGGATGGCGAACACCCGCCCCGGCATGATCGCCGTCTACACCGGGATGTACCTGTCGACGTCGATCTTCTTCATGACCGGCTTCATCCGCGCCATCCCCATGGAGCTGGAGGAGGCGGCCAGGATCGACGGGGCGACACCGGCGCGGATCTTCTGGCGGATCGTCCTGCCGCTGCTCCGGCCGGTGATCGCCACCGCGACGATCATGGTGATGCTCTATGCCTGGAGCGACATCTTCTACGCGTTCTTCGTCCTCGGCGGCGGAGACCGGGCGACCCTGCCGCTCAACCTCTACCAGGTCGCCAGCGCCCAGCTCTACCTCAACAACTGGCATCTCGTCTTCGCGTACGTCGTGGTGATGAGCCTGCCCATGGTCGCCGTGTTCCTCGTCGGCCAGCGAAAGATCGTGTCCGGAATCACCAGTGGAGCCGTGAAGTGACTGGAGGTCCAGCAGCGTGATCACCCCCACCCGCACGAAAGCCCGTACGAGATCTCGTACCAGAACCGCCTTGATAACAGCACTACTTGGAGCAGCCACCATGGCAGCCACTCTCCCCGCAGCCGGAAACGCGGCAGCAGCGGACCCACAGCGCCTTACCGTCGACCTCAACGCCTCCGAGGGCCCGGTGATGCTGGGCGCCAACGGCTCGCTGTACGGGCTCAGCGACGACGGGGTGCCCAGCGACGCCGCGATGGCGCCCCTGAAGATCACGAGCATCTCGCAGAAGCCGGAGGGGGGCGCCCAGCACCCCAACGGCGACGCGCTCACCGTCTCCAAGTCGTTCTTCCGCAACGGCGGCGGCGAGATCAACGTGATGATGCAGGACATGTACGCCAAGTGGCCGTACGAGGACCTCGGCATCGACGACTACCTCCCCAAGGTCGACAAGATCGCCAAGGAGGTCTCGGCCGACCCGAACAGCGACCGCTTCGTCTACATCCCGTTCAACGAGCCCGACCAGATCTGGTACAAGCTCGACGTCGCCGACCAGGCGCAGTACGAGAAGAACCGGGACCGGTTCTTCAAGGACTGGAAGACGGTGTACCAGCGGATCCGCGCGATCGACCCGGACGCACGGATCGCCGGACCGAACGAAGCCGCGTACCACACCCGCCTGTTGAAGGACTTCCTCGCCTTCGCCAAGCGGGAGAACGTGCTGCCGCAGGTGATGACCTGGCACGAGCTGGGTTCCGGCTCACTGCGCGACTTCCAGGCGCACTACGACGACTACCGCAAGCTGGAGCGCGAGGCGGGCATCGCCCCGCTGAAGATCAACATCGACGAGTACGCCAACCGCCGTGACCTGTCCGTGCCCGGACAGCTCGTGCAGTGGGTGTCGATGTTCGAGCGCAACAAGGTGTACGCCAACATGGCGTACTGGGACGCGGCCGGCAACCTCAGCGGCCACGTCGTGCGCTCGAACATCCCCAACGGCGGCTGGTGGCTCTTCCGCTGGTACGCGGGCATGACCGGTGACACCGTGAAGGTGACGCCGCCGCAGCCCAACACCATCGACACCCTCCAGGGGCTCGCCTCCCTCGACACCTCCCGCCGCCAGGCGCAGGTCCTGCTCGGCGGCTCCGCGGCCGACTCGGACGTGGTCGTGCGAGGCGTCCCCCGGTCGGTGTTCGGCCGTACGGTCACCGCGACCGTCGCCGAGGCCGCCTGGTCCGGTTACGAGGGGCAGCACGCGGCGCCACGGGTCCTCGCGCGCACCAAGGTGAAGGTCGCGGACGACGGTTCGGTGACCGTCCCGCTGCGCGGCCTGCACAAGATGTCGGCGTACCGGGTCGTCCTCACTCCCGGCGGCTCCGGCACCCCGTCCGCCGCCTCCGTGCCGTGGTCGGCGTCGTACGAGGCCGAGGACGCGGCCATCACCGACGGCAAGGTCTACACGCAGGGCACGGTCCAGAACGCCAACGGCTACGCGGCCTCCGGCACCAAGGACGTCGGCTCGCTCAACCAGCCCGGCAGCAAGGTCACCTTCTCGGTGAAGGTCCCGAAGGACGGCACGTACGACCTGGCGATCCTGTACGGCAACCAGTCCGGCGGCCCCGCCACGCAGAAACTGTCGGTCGACGGCGGCGCCCCGGTGACGGTCACCTACCCCTCCACGGAGAACTGGACGTACCGCGCCAAGAAGGACGTCAGCGTCCAACTCAAGGCGGGCACGCACCAGCTGACCCTGTCCAAGGGCGACGCCGAGGTCACCCTGGACCGGATCGACCTGACCACGCGGACGGGCGCGCCGTCCGCCTCCTACGAGGCCACGCTGGCGGACATCAGCGGCAAGCCGTCGTACGACTACACCTCGTCGGCCGGTGTGGGCACGGGCTCCCTGGTCCTGCGCTCCGGTGACAAGGCGGTGTTCGACGTGTACGCCCCGCGCGACGGCTACTACACGGTGGTGCCGCGTACCTCGGCGGCCGTGAAGCTCTCGCTGCACGGGGAGACGGTCACGGCCGCGCCCGGCCGCCCGCTGCGGCTCTACCTGGTCGCGGGGAACAACCGGATCGCGATGACGTCGGGCCACAGCGCCGTCCGCTCCCTCGACGTCACCGGCGACGGCTCGGCCGCCGGCACCCTCTCCTACGAGGGCGCCTCGGCCACGCTCGCCGGCGGAGCCAAGCTCGTCGACTCCCCGCACGCGTCCGCGGGCTCCTACATCGGCTGGCTCGGCAACAGCGCCTCCAGCACCGCCCAGTTCACGGTGGACGCGCCCCGGTCCGGCCGCTATCTGCTGGTCGTCCACTACGCCCACAACGACCGCCGGGACAACGGCCACGCCTACAACACGGACATCATGTCCCGTACGGCGGACATCACGGTCGGGACCGCGGACCCGGTGAAGGTCACCTTCAAGAACACCTGGAGCTGGGACGACTACTGGACCGTCGGCGTTCCGGTCGATCTGGCGAAGGGCGCGAACAAGGTGACGTTCGGCAACGCGAGCGCCTGGGCGCCGAACATCGACCGCATCGAGTTGGGCCGGATTGTGGGCTGAACCGCGCGGTGACGGGGGCGGTTGCGGAGGAGTGAGCTGTACTCCTCCGCAACCGCCGTGCAAGATCGCTTCCGGCACTCCCCTATACTTCTACATGCTTGTAGAACGTCAGTACACGCATGTGAGGAGTGGACGCCACCATGGTGTTCAAACGACTGCTCGGCGCGCTCGGCGTGGGCGGCCCCACGGTCGACACGGTCCTCGACCCGGCTCCCGTCCGGCCCGGCGGCACGCTCACCGGTGAGGTCCGGCTGGAGGGCGGCAAAGCCGACTTCGACATCGAGCACATCACCCTGGAGCTGGTGGCCCGGGTGGAGGCCGAGCACGAGGGCGGCGAGAGCGAGGGCGTCGTCGCCTTCGGCCGCTTCACCGTCGGCGGCGGCTTCCGGCTCGCCGAGGGCGAGAAGCGGGGTGTGCCGTTCAGCGTGACCCTGCCGTGGGAGACGCCGGTCACCGAGCTGCACGGCCAGAGCCTGGGCATCGTCCTGGGCGTGCGCACCGAGTTGTCGGTGGCCGGCGCGCAGGACAAGGGCGACCTGGACCAGCTGAACGTGACGCCGCTGCCCGTGCAGGAGGCCGTTCTGGAGGCCCTCGGCGGGCTCGGGTTCGGATTCAAGACGGCCGACCTCGAGTACGGGCGCATCGGCGGCACCGGCCAGCAACTGCCCTTCCACCAGGAGATCGAACTCCTCCCGTCACCCCGGTACGCGCACCAGGTCAACGAGATCGAGCTGACGTTCCTGACGGGCCCGGGCGGCATGGAGGTCGTACTGGAGGCGGACAAGCGCGGCGGCTTCCTGTCGCCCGGCCATGACGCGCTGACCCGTTTCACCGTCTCCCACGACGGAGTCGAGCACCAGGACTGGCCCGCGATCGTCGACGGCTGGATCCGGCAACTGGTCGAGCACCGGGCCTCGTACGGCTCCCCCGCCGCGTTCGGCATGGGCGGCCACGGGCATGACGGGCACGACGGGCACCACCATGACGGCCACCGCTCGGGCCCCGGCATGGGAACCGCCGTCGCGGCGGGCGCGGCCGGGCTCGCGGCCGGGGTCGTCGGCGGCATGGTCGCGGACGAAGTGGTCGACGAGGTCGGGGACTTCTTCGAGGGCGAG
The genomic region above belongs to Streptomyces coeruleorubidus and contains:
- a CDS encoding carbohydrate ABC transporter permease, with protein sequence MADTVVRTRKQPAAQGTPKGVGRLPRAAVHHPWWFALPAIVVFAGFFLVPNLLNFYYPFTNWSSYHADIAFTGLDNFRTIAEDGSLLRAIRTTLVYALLAALFQNGFGLVLALLLENDSRFNRFFRAVFFLPVLISALATGYVFQALLDQDGAVNSVLGTDIPWLGSTTWTLVIVTLIHGWKWMGLSMLIYLAGLKGIPGEMLEAAKCDGAGPWRTFWSVRWPMLAPAVTFNVTTALIGSMNTFDIVQATTGGGPAASTEVFNIYMFRIFGQGLYAQASAMSLVLFLVVVAVAIPLVVGLRRREQML
- a CDS encoding ABC transporter substrate-binding protein produces the protein MKTRALPALALICAVGLAATACSDPTAGDSGSDGSDAKRTAVNPTARLDGVKLTMWTAQNTVNAPKQVIDAFEKATGAKVDTQAIPDLYEQNVPTKLASGDRPDLMFWQPSISTLPFIQPKQNLLTLDGEPWEAKLGDTERSLGVIDGKRYAAIVTSPAMLGVYYNKDVFKQAGLSEKDFPKSYDELLALGRKVVDKTDAAAFYEAGGDKWPLQWQMQVQLTDLDRQWWADLNAGKKKWTDPVVVGAIKKYKEKLLDAGLAQKNYRTGTFTGQADALWKGDAGMVLNVTSFQSQLQAKYSTAELDQKIGWFPVANSSATGLYSPDQTNGVVAFKTGDDKRQNAARQFLAFWLGPDYPDYIKTMKIPSVQPSVPTPDGLPEASKAQVAALPKAIGVFQAKAIVAPDTHLYLADMIFGKKSPQQVAQAIQDQFAQVAKAQGAPGF
- a CDS encoding sporulation protein; this translates as MVFKRLLGALGVGGPTVDTVLDPAPVRPGGTLTGEVRLEGGKADFDIEHITLELVARVEAEHEGGESEGVVAFGRFTVGGGFRLAEGEKRGVPFSVTLPWETPVTELHGQSLGIVLGVRTELSVAGAQDKGDLDQLNVTPLPVQEAVLEALGGLGFGFKTADLEYGRIGGTGQQLPFHQEIELLPSPRYAHQVNEIELTFLTGPGGMEVVLEADKRGGFLSPGHDALTRFTVSHDGVEHQDWPAIVDGWIRQLVEHRASYGSPAAFGMGGHGHDGHDGHHHDGHRSGPGMGTAVAAGAAGLAAGVVGGMVADEVVDEVGDFFEGEEEEEG
- a CDS encoding CBM35 domain-containing protein; translated protein: MAATLPAAGNAAAADPQRLTVDLNASEGPVMLGANGSLYGLSDDGVPSDAAMAPLKITSISQKPEGGAQHPNGDALTVSKSFFRNGGGEINVMMQDMYAKWPYEDLGIDDYLPKVDKIAKEVSADPNSDRFVYIPFNEPDQIWYKLDVADQAQYEKNRDRFFKDWKTVYQRIRAIDPDARIAGPNEAAYHTRLLKDFLAFAKRENVLPQVMTWHELGSGSLRDFQAHYDDYRKLEREAGIAPLKINIDEYANRRDLSVPGQLVQWVSMFERNKVYANMAYWDAAGNLSGHVVRSNIPNGGWWLFRWYAGMTGDTVKVTPPQPNTIDTLQGLASLDTSRRQAQVLLGGSAADSDVVVRGVPRSVFGRTVTATVAEAAWSGYEGQHAAPRVLARTKVKVADDGSVTVPLRGLHKMSAYRVVLTPGGSGTPSAASVPWSASYEAEDAAITDGKVYTQGTVQNANGYAASGTKDVGSLNQPGSKVTFSVKVPKDGTYDLAILYGNQSGGPATQKLSVDGGAPVTVTYPSTENWTYRAKKDVSVQLKAGTHQLTLSKGDAEVTLDRIDLTTRTGAPSASYEATLADISGKPSYDYTSSAGVGTGSLVLRSGDKAVFDVYAPRDGYYTVVPRTSAAVKLSLHGETVTAAPGRPLRLYLVAGNNRIAMTSGHSAVRSLDVTGDGSAAGTLSYEGASATLAGGAKLVDSPHASAGSYIGWLGNSASSTAQFTVDAPRSGRYLLVVHYAHNDRRDNGHAYNTDIMSRTADITVGTADPVKVTFKNTWSWDDYWTVGVPVDLAKGANKVTFGNASAWAPNIDRIELGRIVG
- a CDS encoding carbohydrate ABC transporter permease, whose protein sequence is MTAVWRYGRPCLVVLLAALAVGVPLWLVAVTSAKPQAEAIKPNLDLPRQWQPGSNYADAVSQGEMLRGFLNSLLVVVPSVVLVLILGAGAAWVFARRKSKLVSAAYALCISGLLLPPAVITIVMELRQLGMANTRPGMIAVYTGMYLSTSIFFMTGFIRAIPMELEEAARIDGATPARIFWRIVLPLLRPVIATATIMVMLYAWSDIFYAFFVLGGGDRATLPLNLYQVASAQLYLNNWHLVFAYVVVMSLPMVAVFLVGQRKIVSGITSGAVK